The window TTTTGGATAGCTTATTTCCCTTATCTTCTTTCTAGATCGTGTTAGAATCAGAGACCAAGAGATTAGGGTCCTTTAAGAATCACCCAGTAAAAGAAGTTATCTTCTTTGATTCAATACGATATATAGATTCTAAGAAATATCATCTAATCGGATATACAAATCTATAAACATGCGTGGTTTGCAGAAATCAAAAAGGGTTTCCTGGGCTTCTGACCTTAATCTATGTCaggtaatgtttttttttttttgttaaatctaCTATTTCGAAATCATCACAACTATCCATCCGGTTTGTTTGATTAGAACAGGTCATTTCAAATAATGAGAATGAACTTATTAGTTGTGATTATTTCAACAGGTGAAGCTGTTTTTATCAGATGATTCTCCATCTCAAATAGGGTTGGTAAGTGGTGAAGATAATCTTCAAGCAAAGTCACTATGGCATCAACAATCAATTGGAACAGGATCTGATGAGAATTTGCCTCCTGGATTTGAAGGAACTCATTCAACTAGCTTGATAAACAATAAACTGTCCCAAATTCCTGTTATTAAATGGAGGTGTCCTCCCAAAGTAAGTGAATGGGAATTTTGTATTCAACATTTCTTTTTTGTAGAGATGGATATGGCCAAGCATGGACTGTTGAAACATGTTTAATTCTTGAAACAATGAAACCCTTAATGCAATGATTAATTATAGATCTTCTTATATATGCTAGGGGCTACCTTTTGAAACTTTTGATGTCAATTTCCCTCTATTACTTAGAAGAGTTATTTCAAGCTCTGCTGAGTTTATAAGATGCTTCTCCTCAAAAGTAACATGTTTTGCTTCTTGAACTTTTAAAAATGGCTCAAATTGCTTTAATTTTAGCCAAAGTTTTAGAAAAAGCTGCAAATATTGTGTATACATAATTTAAGAACATCATAACATGAACGAATGTACAATGTTATTTGAGCCATTTTTAGAAGTTTTCATCCATTTTTCGACAATCAAATGCTTATCCCATATGATTATTCAAAACCACAGTTGGTGTGATTTTGAGACATGATTTTTCTTGTACCTCTTACTATGAAGTTGTATATGGAATAGATTGGCTATGTAGAGTGTTTGTTTGATTCCTTACAAACCAAGTGGACATGCTAGTGATTCGTGAAGATCCCATTTCAAATGTTAATCTTGCTCATTTAAATGTTGGTGATACATAATCCCATCTTGAAACAACAATAGTTGTGGTTGGAttgaggaaaaaaaatatttatatttggtaGAAAAATGTGTGGCTGGATGAGAACACAGATGAGACcaaaaaatgaatttatgttTACAAACGAATCCATAGGATAGCGAAAATGTCAATTGTTTATAGCTCTAGATGCATCTCATTAACTTTTTTGTCATTGATGGATAGTTTTCTAACAGTCATgcttcaatatattttttcagtTCATGTTGGACCAAAATTGGCTAATGGTTTCGGGAGAAGAAAGTCAAGAAGTGGAAGTACAAAATCAACGCGAGATGAGAGTCCTAGAAGCAATATATCCTCGTCCATCCTCTGTCCCTCCCGAGTAATTCTtcttacataaaaaaaacttgtttgaatCTCTAgaactaatattttgtttttttcttatctAACATCTAACAAATTTTGATGCCAGTCCTTCTCCATTGCTAAACATGGACGACTTTCCACTCAACGACAAGAACACACCCCTTATCCCCATCACTCCCATAGAAGATGAAGAGGCAATTGTGGACACGCCACTCATTAACGATTCAACAAATCGTTTCAATCCCACCAATAATAATGGAATCGCATCTACTTCTGAACCCGATGTTGTGACTGCTGCTTATAATGCCCTAACTTCCATAATGCCAAGTGGCGACCAAAGTCTTATTGACCATGATTTGCTTGTTAAGATTCTTAACGATCCAAAAACAATGGAAAATCTGCTTGCTGATCATCGAGCCACAACTAATTTGCAAAATCCGCCCAACCCTAGGATTCAATTATCGGATCCAAATCCGAATCAAAATCAAGTGCAGGTTAACAGGAATGAACCTGCTGCGCCCTTTTACCAGATTCCTTCTAACAGAGTGGGACCAATTTCTAACATTGGTCCATCGGCTCCTTTAGCTAAAGACATGAACTATTATAAGAGCTTGATTCAGCAGCATGGTGGGGAAAGAACAACAGATAAtgctcctcttcctcctccacCACAATTTGGTAACCGCCAGAGTCAGAGTCATCAAGTTGGGCCTACTCATGAATTTTCAAACCACAAACCTAGGGATTCTTCAAAGCATAAGATCATGAAACCTTGTATGTTTTTCAATAGTTCAAGAGGATGTAGGCATGGAGCTAATTGTGCATTTCAGCACGAACCATCACCCCAGCCACAGCGAGAGGTTCAAGCCTCAAAGCGAATGAAGTTTGATAGGGAAATTACAGGTTGAAGGTTATTGTGTCATCttgtatatttttgttttacttgattttgaggaaaaaaaacagaaaaagaaatattaattgaattgatTTGTTGTTTCCCTTTGCAAAAGTTGACACTGTCAAATTGATGTTATCGTTCTGGGTTTGAGCTAGAACTGCTATTTTGTTTTACTAAAAATTTGCCCCCTTTCAAATAATCCTCTTGATGAAGTATGTTTGTATGGTAGTGTTTCATTCACTATTTTTAATATGCCACTATTTGTTTGCCTGACTGTTTAATTGTTGATTCACATTTTGAGgtatatttttaagttaaaatgagTGTATGTCGATAGGGATTATGCTAGCATCATGAGTAATGTCTTATACAAATGTTTGGCGACGATTTTTTTTCGGTTTGACctagaattttatttatgaattatccGGTTTagtgggtttttttttttgggtttggCTGGGATTTGTGTATGTATATTTTGTCTCGAACATTAATAAccacaattatatataacattcatatatatttaaattttataaagttttaaatttatttttataataatataaaattttaatatgctataatatatattatataaaaatatcttataaaattgtgatttatatattttttttttcagatataCCTACATAATTTttccatataaataatttgatttatcataaataaattaattggagtcaacaacaaaaataaaaatcaatcaactaaaatGGTTACATTACAAGCAttcttaaattgaaatataaaagactaaaaccatataactaatttaattgGATAGAGTTgtttttaataaagtatttgaGAATTGTTCAAAATAATGTCTTCGTAATTATAAGCAAAATCTATGTAAGGACTTGGATAGGCTGAAGTTTAtccataacaatattttttctacTTACAAATATGATGTTATCCTactttttgtaatttttaatttaatataatatttttttatttaattaaaaaaaataaaatttacatttattcaaaattattttatccataattttcaagttattatttaaacactcaactaaattatatatatatatatatatatatatatatatatatatatatatatatatatatatatatatatatatatttaaagttaaCTAACTCAAGTAACAATGGATCAAATAGGTtagttacaataaaattataaattaaaataattatatttattaataatttaaaatataataaattataatgttaaatacatacattattttattttgatgtaagaatatataataataataaaatattatatttagatttattgttatatatatttataaaaaaaattcatagttttaatatatcaatacaaatagataaaaaaaatgttaaatatattaatctttaatttaaaatataataaaatacattaattatttttgttttgatatttaaatatatatgtatatatttataagaataattaatattttaaagtattaataaaaattatttaaaaataccatattaaattagttttatttaatatttattaaataattatttatattaactttttatcctaaaataatcatatttaaataaaaaataattaataaaaataaattaaaaaatttataaaaaaaataatatttaaattaatatatatatatatatatatatagtaatgatagggaacgcTGGTACGGGGAAATagaatattctatttaaacacGGAATATTCTCTCTTCTCTTAGAGCAACTGCATCGGCTACTCTAAATCTGATTatctaaaatacattaaaacaaCATAAACTTACTTTAGCATATCAAATTTTAACGGGTCAATATATCAGCTACTCTAAATTTTACAATTCTAtcctacaaaattataaaatattcattctctccaaaatgtattattataataagagagagagaggagagagaaagaatggTAGAGAAGAGAAATGAGAaagaaagaattattaaaaaattatagaagagagaggagagagaaaaaattattaaaaaatttgtatttgatatgttaaatttaaactaggagagtcaaaattttagaattttctattttagaattaatgttTAGATTAACTGATGTATGGTcttttttgaagtttttttttaaaaaaaatctaatatagcATAGATGATTGTGTTTAGAGTAACTCATGCACTtgctcttattaattaatttctctttctacCTCTTCtacgaattaattaatttatctctctttctctctcactaattaatttatttaaactctaaatcctaaactctaaatcttaaaccctaaattctaaatcataaaccctaattaatatctctattaataatgaattatgaatttatcaaaaaaaaaatatgagtgaaaaaattaatttattaataattagtcacggagaaaaaataattaaccgtgagaatagaaatattagataaacatttataagtaataaaactaaaaaaaatattaataattcaataaaaaaataataagaaaaagaaaaaagagggcataaaaaaatattaataagtcaataatttaaatattattttctttataaattttttaatttatttaaattaattattttttatttaaatatgattatttttatgataaaaagttaatataaataattatttaataa is drawn from Impatiens glandulifera chromosome 3, dImpGla2.1, whole genome shotgun sequence and contains these coding sequences:
- the LOC124931097 gene encoding zinc finger CCCH domain-containing protein 6-like; this translates as MRGLQKSKRVSWASDLNLCQVKLFLSDDSPSQIGLVSGEDNLQAKSLWHQQSIGTGSDENLPPGFEGTHSTSLINNKLSQIPVIKWRCPPKFMLDQNWLMVSGEESQEVEVQNQREMRVLEAIYPRPSSVPPDPSPLLNMDDFPLNDKNTPLIPITPIEDEEAIVDTPLINDSTNRFNPTNNNGIASTSEPDVVTAAYNALTSIMPSGDQSLIDHDLLVKILNDPKTMENLLADHRATTNLQNPPNPRIQLSDPNPNQNQVQVNRNEPAAPFYQIPSNRVGPISNIGPSAPLAKDMNYYKSLIQQHGGERTTDNAPLPPPPQFGNRQSQSHQVGPTHEFSNHKPRDSSKHKIMKPCMFFNSSRGCRHGANCAFQHEPSPQPQREVQASKRMKFDREITG